The sequence TTTAAGAATAGTACTTTCACTTAGGTTAGGTAAAGGAAATGTTTGACAGTCTGCAGGGAACAGCCTATGAGTCGTCTGGCAGCGGAAGGAAATCCCTGAGACGTACATCCATGTGCTATTGCAAGTGGAAAAAGAGGTAGGCAGGAGTTCCCTCCCTGATGTATCTGCCTCTGATGGTTATGCAAAAGCAAATACCAAGCTTTGAGCTCATCTGGCCTGACTGTTTTAATCCTTTAGCACATTTCAGTTGGATCTTTTCATTGATAGAAGTACGATTGTCAAACGTACTGCTAGTGGCATGCTTTCTTCTATGCCTAATGCCACAGATCTGACATTACAGCAAATACTGTTATGGCAATATCCCCCTGCTGTACTCAGGGACCTGGGCAGAGATGGATTGCTGCTGTTGAAAACTGCTCTCTCACACTTGTGTTCCAGTTCTAATATCTCTCCACTGGGCAAAATtaccacagctgcttttctgctaCTGACAGAAAGagacattaaataaaaaccGGTAGTACTCTGCTTCTTTCCCGAGGCTCTCTTTTCAGGTTGTGCTTAGAAAATGAAGTATCTGGgatattttcagtttctgtgttGTCTCTAACACCTCTCTTATGCCCCATGTTCTGTTCTCCCAACTCTGTACTCTCCTGTTAGGAGTTCCCAATGCAGCCTCTGATCTTTCTTAAGTGAGAAAACATAACTAACTTcatactaaagaaagaaaaagaaaaaaaaaaaaagggagtttGGCCAAAATCAGTTCAAGACATTCCACAAGTTCAATGTCAGCATGCCTTAAACAGTTTGACTCAGCCTGCATGCTACAAGATTGATCCCAACAGGAACTCTTGCCCTGGGTGAAGAGTCCCCCTGAAAGATTAAAATTCCTGCAACAGCTACAGGTAGGCAGAAAGAGATAAGGCAGCAGATAACGGGGAACTTCGTGGCATTTCCTGCAGCCAGCCTCCCGCAGGAGCTGGCTTTGGTCCATTCAAAGCATTTCATGTATTTAATCCTACCCACATGTAGTTCACTCAGAGAGGCAACTTGCAACTTGTACTATCCAGCGCCTAAACAGGGGCATTTAGTTTCAcatatacaaataataaaaatagctaAAATATAGGgatattttaactatttttttcgTATGATGTATATAGATATACATCATACGATATTGGTAAAACATTAAACCAtgctaaaatattaaaacacacGGAAGTGTATCCCATATATAAAGTATGCGTGTATATAGGCAGGTATGCATGTATAATTTCCAGGTTTTGTGCggctggagcaggcaggctCCGAGGAAAGCCGGACCGGGGGGCAGGTGAGCCGGCGGTGGATGCGGGGAGCAGCCCGGGCCTCAAGGAGTTACGGAGCACGATTACTTCATGTTCCCACCGGCTGCTTTCGGCCGCCCCCCCCGGCCCGTTTCACAATCCCGGCTCTCGAGCAGCCCTGTCAAACCCGGCGCGCTGCGAGAGCACACACCCCTCGTGTGTGTGCTTCATTTGCCGGATTTTCCCAAGGCCATGAATAATCTCGAAGCCCCCTCAATAAATACACGTTCAGAGATGCCCGGAGCTCATTCAACCCTCCAGCCTCGCCGACGACAAGGGGCCAGGGCCGGAGCCGAGAAGAAGCCGCACCATGAAGTTTCTCCGGGACTGTGGCTGCGACCGTGCCCGCGCCGGCCGCCGCCGGCCGCCCGCCCTCCGCGccgcgctgctgccgccgctgctgctgctgctgctggtgccgcgggccgccgccgccccgctgCCCAACGCGGACTCCTcgggggaggcagagctggaggaggcgGCGGATCGGCGGGCGGCGCTGCCCAACAGCCTGAAGCTGGCGCGGCTGCTGCACGACCGGGCGACACAGCTGCAGAACGAGGTGGGTACGGCCGCACCGCGGGCAAGCACACGCTCGCTCGCTCGCTCACACGGCCGGCCTGACAAGGTGCGACCAAACCTCTCCGTGTCTCTCCCCAGATGTGCGAGAAGTTTACCGTCTGCCAGAACAGCATGGAAATGCTCCTCCACAACAACCTCAACCTCCCCAAGGTGACGGAGGAAGATGGGTGTCTGCTCGCCGGCTTTAATGAGGCAAGGAACAGCTCTCCTTTCCCATCTAACCCTGTATACCTGGGGCAGGTTCTACCTGCTCAAAAGAACTGTGGAAGTTGACCTAAAGATTTGTGCCGGCTCTAGCTGGCTTTGGCCAGACCTCCACACTACAGAAGCATCATCTGCTAACCTGCACACAGCATTGCAATCAAGGCACCTTGAACTCTAAATTGACTTTCTCACCTTTCTCTCATTTCAGGATAAATGCTTGAGAAAAATCTCCAGCGGGCTTTATACATTTCAGACATACCTCAAGTACATACAAGAAACTTTTATTAGTGAAAACCAAAATGTTGAATCGCTATCCTACAATACAGAGCACCTGGCACAAATCATAAAACAGATGGTGAGTTGGTTTTAAATTCCCTCATGATTTTTGTGGCTTAATACTGATGTGAAGTCAGAAATAGAAGATGCTATGTGAAACAGAGGATGCTATGTTTCAGTTCCTTGAAAAAATAGGTGACAGTTCCTTATGGTCAGATCTTACCCTTATGACTTAGAGGTTTTACcaagttttgctttcttttcttaaagaaacAACTCTTCTTCCTGCTTTCTATTGGTAGTTGTAATTTCCAAACCACCTAAATCCATCATTGTTTTAAGAACAAATATACTAAACCAGCTGATAGAAATAAGATTTCTCAGAGAGCTTGTTTATAATTGCAGAACTGCAATTCAGCCTGTACTAATGTTGGAACTCACTGAGAAATAGAAGtcagcaactttttttttaaagcccacattaaaaaaaaaaagaaaaagaaagaaagaaagaaaagaaaaagccaagtGTATTTTTACAAtgttatttctctttaaaactcTCCAAACCAAACTTCTAAGCCAAGCTGTATGGTATACTGAGATATTGCTGTCAGTATATCAGATAGCTCCCTACTGAAAAACACATATTTTGCTTACAAATGATCTTTCACAAAAATACCAATTTCTCTCTTGATCTGGTAAACTTCAAATGCTATTAATTTCTGACAGACATTTTCCATGTTTTGGAGAGCTTTGAAAGATCACACTTCAAAACTTTACTTAATTCATGTAGTTCTTGCTCATTTTAATAATCCTTAATATGAACACATCCCTTTGTCTTTGGTGAAAGCATTTGCCTGATAAAAAATCACCCAGGTAAGGACTGCAGAAGTCTTGGGGCATTATTTCCTTCTAGGTAATTTTCAGCATGTGAAAAGCCTATTGTGCATTGTGTGTTTGCCATACCTTTCCTAACATATTTACTTATGCCCATCATTCTTTATGTGAAAGGAAGCTGAACTGCTTTTTTCACACTGTGCTAGCTGAGAATAATAGTCCTGTCATAAGACAGCAACTGATTACTGGCTTCCAGCTTGATACACGAGTTTGCAGAAAGTTTGTTTCATAACTGAGAGAGACTAGGTTTGTTGGGTTTAGGgctttagttttgttttggttttttttttttgaccaaGGTAATCAAAACAGGCAGAATTAAACACAGtgaccaaaaccaaaacttgCACTTGCAGAAACTGTGGAGTTTTTGAGAAAAGGCCTTGAACTTCAGGttggaaatttttctttgtgaGAGAAAAAGCTGCTATTTAAGGACAGCAAAGCCAGAATCCACCACTTGTGGTTAAACAGATCCATCAGCATGATACCTGTCTGGATATCCAGATACAAACTTTACCAGTGCACAAGCAGCTGGGCATACCAGGAAAAGTGGGTGTGATCAGAACACACTCGCAAGTAGTCTGGATAGGAAGAATATTTCTCTCTTATATTTCACAAAAAAGATATTCCAAAAGGAGGTTGCATCTTTTTTGCCACTTGTTAAAGGGTAGGAGAGATCCTAAACACAGGATTAAGCAGATACTTGCTAGAACTTTGGACTCCAAATCACCTAAAACAGCTCCATGATTTGGGTGTGTAATTCCCGTTTTCAAAAGTCCCACTTCTTGGGACAAGTTCTTCAAAGGCCTTTAGGTACTGGGTGCACAGTGCTGTGAGTCAGCATTAGATAAATAACTCATTAGATAAATAACTTTTACTCATCTTGTAGTTACGGTCCCACATATCAGTGAAAGTTGGTGGCACTTAGTCTCATATGTGACTAAATGCCTGGAAAGTAAGAATTAAGCAGCTAAACAAGTCTGACATCTTTGGAAACTTGTTAATCTGCTAAAAAACGTGAGAGTACTCCAATGTCAGCCGATTAACTTGTGACTCAGGATGGAGCAGTGCAGGTTAGAACAAACCATGATCAGCATCCCCCTACCTAACCAGCCATGTGACTGCCAAAAAGCAGGAGGAGTGTATTGATCTGCTCAGAGCCTGTTGGACCACGATGCCACAGGCTGCATTCAAACCAAAACACTACAGCCCAGATTTCCACACAGCAGTCGTAGCAGGCACCAGCATTCCTCACACCTCTGCACAgaaacagggctgggggaaagCACAGTCCCAGGAAGTGCTGTTGACTGCAGTacagaaaaagtagaaaaatgcagcaggctgggaaaaCACAAATGGATGCTCTCCAAGAGGCTCAGTGACAGTGCTTTAACCAAGGCTCCCAATATTGTCCTTCTCACAGGTGATCAATCCTGAAGAAGTGATCATCCCAGATGCAGCTACCCAGGAATCCCTCCACACAAAGCTGAAGTCCACTAAGGCCTGGACAGAGAAAATCACCATCCATCTCATCCTCCGAGACTTTACTTCATTTATGGAGAAGACAGTGAGGGCCGTGCGCTATTTGAAAAACACCAGGAGTTTCAGTGCTTGAATGTTTTAGTTCAGGCACAATCCTTTGGTTACAAATCTGTCAGGTGGCAGATAACAGTGTTGTTCTGTTTTAAGAACTAGAAATAGTAACAATGGTTAGCATCTATATacattcccatttccttttaggaacttatttattgtatttaagatatttattagtttttaatatttcttatttatattttcaatatttagaaataatttaaacaaattatgtattttatttcctgtctAATGGTACTATTCAGATATAAACTTATTtaatatgtattaaaaaaaaacattttcagaaccCAGAAAAATTTTTGTATAACTTATGTTTTTTATACATTTGAGAAATGATATTTATGacttttttacctttttaagacaaataaaagctgatttttaagaaaaagccTGTATAATCCCTGTGAACTTTAAATAAGACTAAAGCACTCTAATACATCCAGCTTCTAATACCTGCAATTATCAGAATAACCACTTTCAAGAACATCCCTGTGTGATTAGGCCAGTTCTCTACATAGCACATATGTACACACATAGACAACTTGATTACCATACAATTCTTAAAATGGGATATAAAGGAAGCAGATGCACTGAAAAGGACACTTAAGAATGAACAAGTTAAACCATCAATGCTCCAGAGAAACAAATGGACAAGTGCCTTATATTTAATAAGAACACCCAATAAAATTGTTTGTAAGGATCTTCTTACAAGTCAAATAGTCTCTTTTAAATAAAGTGGTGAGACAACCACATTAACCACTTTGACATGAATACTATCCTCTGATTAGTTTTATTGCTGCCATCCAAGGGAATTTTCCAAGTTTGGTTAAACATTTCTGGCCCCTACTGcaagaagtagaaaaaaagaaatttaggtTATTTCCTTAAGCAACATAAATCAACATATTGCTGCTGAGCAATGCAGCAACATGCATTTGTCTTTTATCATTTATATTTCACTAGTATGGACAAGCCACATACCATGAATGCATATTcttgtgtggaaaaaaaaccccaacaaaacagaaCAGGACTTAGCCTGAGTACCAAACCACTGAAACTTTCCTTGGCTGCATCATCTGCAGCACTGTAGCTGTGCAGGCACCTCATATACCCAAACTCAGAGGAACCACACAGGGGATGCAGGCAGAAGTCCCTCAAGCTTTGCCCCTACAAATGGTAGATTATGAATTACCCTCACTTTTCCTTCTGGCACAGTGGTGAAGATGCACAGATGAAAGGCATGCCTTGGAATGTGGATAAGGATGTCAGCAaactctcctcttcctctgagtGATGTGATTGTCCACATATGCATTCCACCACTGGGGATGCCAAAACAGTGACCAGTCCACCCACTGCTCACATCTCAGAtgctcaaaacaaaacaaaccactgcTTTGCCCAATATGGTAAAACTGTCATCTCAAGTTGAGCAACATCTGGAGAAGGAATGAGGAGATCTCAAGGAGCTCTTGAAAGATGTCTGTGGTGAATGGGTTTTCTAACAACATGTAAGATCCTACTTTAACTGTCCTGGCACATGCTCAGGAAACATAGGAAAGCCTGGCTTGACCTTTTCACTGCTTATATTCACAGGAATTTGCTTTTAGTGACCATTTGTTCAGAGACTTTTCTGGCCTTTACTATGTCAATAATAGCTAAAAGACCCAAAGTGGATCCCACACTGGACCTAACATGTGAGAACAgagggggtaaaaaaaaaaaagggaaaccaTCTCCTAGTTTCACTTCTCCCAGCAGAGAGTGGCTTCCTGAGATCACCATTAGTTACTATATACACTCCATATAAACACACTCACACTGATCTCCTGAAACACCAAAACTCGTGTAAGAATTGGAGTGCTGAAACCCCTTGCAACTGACAGACAAGCACCGACACTTCCACCCGCATCCTGCAGCTGATGGCTACGCAGGCTGTCTGCAATTCCAGTGAATATGTAAATGCTGCCATGTTTTAGGGTGCAGAAGATGAGCAAAGATTACCACTTGTTGGGTGAGGAGGTCAACTTTCAAGTCCTTCCTGGAGCAGTGTTATTCCTGATGATGTCACTGAGCTGCCATTGTTTCACCTATGGCTCCTCCACAGCTCTCAGGGCCCttcagtgcagcagctgctttgctggcCATCAACCTCCTGTCACAGCAGCAACTTCAGGGACTGCTCCCAGGATCAGCACCACTTGCTGAAACCAACACTCACTGCTGCTTTTGACACACAAATATTTCCAGCAGGGAATTGAGATGAAATCAGAGAAGACCTAAACACTGCTGAGCATGTTACAGGGCCTCTCAAATGAACCAACATCATTCTTTTTCCAGTTTGCTGTGTAGAAACTATTTTACATCAGTAAAACACACAAAGGCATTTATTTTAGTTGGCAGACCAGCACAAACACATAAAAAACCTAGAACAATTGTAAAAAGTGAGCAATCCTAACCACACTCAGCAACAATGCCTCAACACTTCTATTGAAGAGAACTCATCCCAACTGACAGCCAACTCATTGagcaaagaaaactcaaaaaaaccaaaacaacaaaaaaacctcccactaacaaaacccaaataaaaaaagaccTGCTAATAATGACCtagaaaaataggaaattaCCCACCAAAGCAgcattttggctgctgctgtacAGGACCAGCCTcgccctgcacatcccagctAGCCTTTCCCCACATTTCCATTCATCCTCAGTCGTTAACCTCACACTGAGATTCTGGAATGCTTCACAGATGACCAGTTCCCTTCATCCTGATTTTAAATTCccaaagaaggaagaaggtaAAGCTATGTTGAAAAGCATGCATACATTATACAGTATGCAAGAAAAGCCCACAGTATTCAGAAACACTGTTTAagatgagaaacaaaatatcCCTAAGAGGAGCTGCTGTAACACCAGAATGCTggacaagagagaaaaaaaccaaaacaaccccccaaaaaacagaatGCAACCTAAAATTAAAGTCATCTGTAAGAGAAAACTGGGGGGGTGGGGGTAAGAGATAGTCTCTGAAGTaccatttttcaattttttaaccATACTTCACTGTGTAAGAAacttctaaggaaaaaaaaaaaaaaagaagaaaacttttcAGCCTGACCAGCCTCCCAGGTTGCAGTACCATTCCCTACCTGCTATTGGTGTAAACACTAAATTTAGGCAGAGATAACAACTTGAATGAGACTGCATGCATCTCTAGTGCCTCCACAGATTTTATCAACAGCTGATGGTGAGATTAGCTAAACCAGGCTGAAGCTACAAGAGATGGAAGAGTTACACCACCAGCAAAGcatggcagcagcatccctttTCAGCAGTAATGAGTCAATAGGTCGGCTTAGCTTGATGGCAAACTTCCCCCTATGTTTGCCATTGTTATTTGTAACTAATAGTATTTTccaatttccatttcaaagaTTAAATGATGGAAAAGTAGGTATGCAGTAGTATACATCAAAGTCCTCACGGTCAAGGtattagcaaaaaaaaccccaaccacatacatatatatatatatatgtgtgtgtgtgtgtgtgtgtatatatatataactagAAACCTAGTGATTAAGCCCTTGCTTTTCAAGTCAAATGATTAGATAACAATTTCTGATCTCTTTCAAtgaatttctttcctcttcttgataaggggaaaaccaaaacccaccTACTCCCTTACTCTCAAAAAATGCAACCTCTGTAGGCTTCATCCTTGAAGTAATACCTCCATGAATTACTAGCAAAATCAACCAATTTCTGTAACTAATCAGATTAAAGCGAATCCTCCTATATTTTCAAGACTGATTTTGGCAGTCAGCAGAAAATACTCTACAGAAATTTTGCAATCTGGATTTCTATTTAGTGACCAGAATCTAAGATTGCCTTTCCTGAGAAAGTGATTCctgagaaaatgttaaaaaaaacaaacaaacattcaCCATCAGAATCAAAACAGTGAGATTTGATTTGCCCTGCCATATTCTTTTCCACACAGCAGATAAACATTCCCTCCATCTAACCCATCCTCTAATTCTGAATTAACATAATTATGACCAAGAAACAATGTATGTAACTCACAAGCTTAACCAAGAAATGGCTATTGCATCAAACACCATCATGGAAAAGTACTTAGAAATTGCAATTAAGACattatttgtaaaaaataaGTAAGTCATATGACATTTAACAGGATGTGGTCTCTCCTCCTGTGGTGAAAACAGCTGTAATGAGCTTTAATTTCCACATATCATCAGTACCATCATAGCTTAAATTCCAAGActgtaagaaaatatttccaaaagcaTCCAGGGTATATACAGTTTGATTTAGCAATTCTCCTGATAAAAAACCATTATGTTGGATGTGTGTTTCATTTACCACACAATGCAAGAAGATGAGATCTTCAGCAGCTCTTAGTCATCTATACCCATTTTGGAAGACAGCCGTACAAAGTAGCAAAAGACAAGTTTTATACTTCACCAAAATGGGCCTGTTGTGACAAAATTCTGAACATTGATTCAGTCTGCACACTTTATGTGTTTAAGTGTTGAATGTGTTATAGTTCAGCTAATAGGAGCTTTGTTGGTGAATTcgttcaaggaaaaaaaaaccacacaggcTCTGTTTTTTATCTGTGAGATACAGCACAGTTACTTTGTACCAGTTGTGTCTACACCAGGAATTTgtagcaaaattaaaaaacctgTTACAAATTCCCCATCACCTTAATTTTGCCTCACAACTGGTCAGGCCTTAAAAAGTTTATGGAGCACACAGATAGGTTCCTTTGTAGATTAAATTATTAAGAATAAAATTATACTGAAAGCCagattttttttaccctttaGTGATGACACTAAACTGACTGTCCTTTTTCTACTCTCCTAAGCAGGATGTCCACAGTCCATGTACCAAGATCAAGAAAACCACCAAACTCACAAGActccctctctgtcccttgCACAACTGCTTGTCACCAGGTACAACAGGCTCCAGTGACAGATGGCATTTCCCTGACACTGAGGCAACCACAAGCACACTCCACATCCCTCCACTtagaaggcaaaaaataaaaagccaaacaaTCCCTATCTCCAGGCTATGATCAACATGATACCTCAAAGTCTGTACAATCTCCATCCAACTCAGGAAGGCAtcaatgatttttatttcacatatctacactgcagccttgagctcagctgtggcagccagagccCATTTTTCAGTAAACTATGCTCACTGGCTTTATTCCAACACTAAGAGTTCACAGGACTCCATCACAAACCCCATCACAGAAAATAATCTACACCTGGCTGCAGAAGGCACTGATTCAGTGACAGAGATCAATACAGTCAAGCAGGAAAACTTCTTCTTTTCTAGGTGTCTCCTATGtgtcagtaaaataaaattttctcaaGTTCTATtggaagaaaatcagaaaggaaaaaaccagctTAGAACACTTGAAATTAATAATAACTAATTAAAGTCCCCAGCCTTGACTAACATGAGAGTTCTTCCACCTTACCCCTTAGACCTGGCTCTCTTCTCCCTAGCACCACCAAAAAATCTCTAGTCTTGCTGAAACAAGCATATTTCTGACCTTTCTTAAGGGAATTAACATTCTTCACAGGAATCTCTTTAAAGTAAAACTTCCCAAACCAATAATCTGCTCTTACAAACACATCAAAATTTTGTGAAAATGACAAAAACTGCAAAGTAACTTCACAACATCCATACTAAagatttcttcattttcaaacTTGAAGAAAAgtacctcctttttttttgctaccaTACAATTAATTACCAAGATTTAATGATTAATACTtgttcttttcatcttttttttttccaccagggaagaatataaatattcatttaagGAGAAGTTTCACTCACCTTTAACTACAGTAAGAACGCTATTTGAAATGAAAGTCTGGACacataaacaaaaaacattATACTACATACTGGCATTCAATTTAACCTGACTTGAAGGTAGTATAAAAGACTTTTACCCCTCCTCAATCTGAAAACCCAAGAATTCTATGCTAATAACTTTCCTGAAACATACTTCAGTAGCAGTGAATTACCAAAAATTTCCTATCCAATGTGCTCAAAGTAAGAATTTCATAAGCAATATTTATCCAGGAATTCCAAGTTCCAAAAAATCTGAAACGAAACTATTTTTAAGACAAACTTTCAGCATGGACACGTCACAGAATCTGGCCTGTGCTTGACATATGCATGCCTTTGTAAAACTTTTAATGAAAGAGGAAACACTTCCCTATTTCTCTGCCTCTTGCCAAATACTATAATTCTTGGAAAGCAGCCAGAGCAACCATGTGGTGGTTACCACCCACAAACCACATCCCCAAATGTCAGACACACAAGGCACATGAAATACACTCTGCAGGTGTTTGGGTCCATCCACCCACTGCTGCATTTTGGGTATTGTACACCCCTGTGAAATGTAAAATCTGATTGAGAAATATGAGTTACTTCACACCAAATACTGTATCTCTTAGTATTGAACATCTCAGGTTACTGCACAAAattcaacagaagaaaaatgtttgtaaTCGTGATTAAAGCCACTACCAAGTACCAACAgattatttcattaatattaCCATTAGGATTAgtcaagaaaaataatcaaaaatttaatttctttaataactTGAGACTGTGAGCAGTTGGATTAATCTCAAGTTACTGTAAGAGAAAAGGCACTAGGAAGGCTACACTAGCAGAAGGATACACGGTCACGAGACACGGTTCTGCATTCAGCCCTTGCACTGTTCCACTGTCAGCAGTCTATCACCATTAGCCATGCCAGTATTTCATGGCATTTGACTGAGTTATCATGATTAATGGAATTTTAAAGAACATGCTGGTTTGCACTAGTTCTCATacacattttcacttttttctttccatttcttgtCCTTCCTTTTAAGTTTTTTCACTTGGctcatttctctctgtttctccaATCAGAGCCCTTAAACACAGTAACACTTTACCGTGAATTGTCATGGCAGATTAAAACTGAGGAATCTCCTATTCTCAAACATttaattaatgtaaaaaaagcctgaaaaatccatgggattaaaaaaaaaagccatgccAAAATCTAGAATACCTTTGTTGCAATGAtaatttggagaaaataaacattatttttaaaaaatcactgcaGAGATACAAACtaccctgcacagctctggaagGGAGAGCAATCTACCCAAAACAGCTTCTATTTAACAGAAACCAAATAGTCACCATTTAAGTGCTTGAACTTCAGTgttaaaagggagaaaactAATTGAAACCAAAACAACCATGGTCCAAAGACCAAGACTTTAGCATAAAAATGAAGCACATACCTTGTTTAGTGtacttgttttcttccttcagttATACATTAGTAACTTTCTCTTACAGTATGAGCAAtttatacacatacacacagagcACTCAACTGTTGTGTCCTCCCACCCCATCCTAAATCCCAGAAAACATAGATCATTTAAAGGTAAGTTTAGCAAGAAAGTATACTTTTTTTAGTTATCTGACTGTGCTAGAAAATACAAACATACATATCCCTCAATCCTTACTGTATCCACAGATAAAAGAAtccagaaaaagataaaaaacctGAAGTGGATCAGCACAGTAACCATCCACAGAGGCTTACCAACATTTGGGCGAGGAACTTCTGAGGAATACTGAAGTATTTAAAACGTTAGCTCAATTTTCTGGTTACTGTGAAAGTAAAGAGGAATCTTACCCAAAAGGCAATCGTTAACAGGGACAAGTATGGGAGTTATATATCAccatattttggaaaaaa comes from Zonotrichia leucophrys gambelii isolate GWCS_2022_RI chromosome 2, RI_Zleu_2.0, whole genome shotgun sequence and encodes:
- the IL6 gene encoding interleukin-6; the protein is MKFLRDCGCDRARAGRRRPPALRAALLPPLLLLLLVPRAAAAPLPNADSSGEAELEEAADRRAALPNSLKLARLLHDRATQLQNEMCEKFTVCQNSMEMLLHNNLNLPKVTEEDGCLLAGFNEDKCLRKISSGLYTFQTYLKYIQETFISENQNVESLSYNTEHLAQIIKQMVINPEEVIIPDAATQESLHTKLKSTKAWTEKITIHLILRDFTSFMEKTVRAVRYLKNTRSFSA